GCACGATACGGAAGATCTGCTCGGCCGACGCCCGGTCGTGCGCCACCTGCACGGTCAGCGTGCCCGGCCGGGTGATGGTCGAGATGAAGAAACGCGCGGCCACGTAGGTGGTGACGCCCAGTTGCCGCGCCTTGAGCACGATGTTGCGGCGCCCGCAGCGCTCCGCGAACCGGCGCTGGGCCCGGTTGGGCTGAAGCCGCGCCAGGACGCCCGGGCGATCGCGGATCTTGAGCAGCGAGCGCATCAGCAGGTCGCGGATAGGCCCGCCCGACACCGGGTCGTCCAGCCGCGCCCCCATCGCGATCAACAGGTCCAGGTCGTTCATAGGAAAATAGCGCTCCCTAATGGCACTGGGGCGGCGCCCCGGTCTTGTAATCCATGTAAACCCGGCCCAGGTAGATGCTGCCGGTCGGCGTTCCTCCGGCGTCGCCCAGGCGCCCGTAGTAGAAGTCTGTCGGGTACGTGGTCACACCGGGATGGGCGGCTTTGGTCTGGGTCGAGAGCAGGTTGCAGCCGGCGTCCCAGACCCACATGGTATGGGCGCCGTTGCGGACGAACTGAATGCCGACCTTGTACGGCGTGCTGGTCGAGACGCTCAGCTTGGAACCGGTGTCCGGGTTGCCGTTCGGGTTATCCGCGGTTTCCAGATACAGCTGCCCGTTGTTGTACATGGCGGAGGCGAAGTCTACGGAATCGCTGGAATTGAGCGAGCCGAACGACGCATACACTTGCGAATTCGCGGGCTGGTCGGTGTACCACTCGAAGAACACCGAGGCGGCGCTGCTGTTGGCAATGGCCCGATAGCGATAGTCCCCGCTGGAGGCGGAGCTCAGCAGCCATTTCGTGCACCTGGTCCCGCTCAGCGTCTGGCTGGTGCCGGCCACGATCTGCCCGGAACCGAGCGTGGGCGTGTAGGGACAGGGCGACTTGATGGTGAAGCCGGCGACCGAGTTGCCGCCTTGCGTCCAAGTCCCGTTTCCGGCCAAGGTCGCATTGCTCAAGACGGTGGTGCTGGTGGCATCCCCGTCGTTCCCGCTCAGTTCGGAGAGCGCCATGCTCGCGCCCTTGGTGTTGCCCTGGTTGGTGCTGATGGTGTCGCTGCCCCACTGGATGCTGAGCGCGACTGGCGTGCCGCTATTCACTCCCTTAATGAAGTTGTTGATGCTGGAATTCGACGTGCGGAAGCGGACGCAGGTCGAAGTATCAGCAACTGTTCCGGCGCAGGTCTGGACATCGGCGGCGCTGGCAAGGCTGAATGCCGAATTACACACCACGCCAGAACAGGAAGAAGTCGAGGAGTCATCGTTCTTCAACTGGAACCATACGGTGAACGGGGTCCCGGCGACGATGTTCAACTGTGCCGAGAACGGGCTTGAGGAGCCATTCGTAGCGACCACTCCGCGGGTCCCGGAGTTGTTCTTGATCTTGAAATCGGCGACCGTGCTGCTCCCCGAAGACCCGCCCTGGAAGCGATATACGGTCTGGTTGGACCCGGAGCCGAGACTATCGGAGACCAGCCTGGCGGTGAAGCTGCCGGTGATGACCGTTCCTGCGGGGAACCCGGGCGCCCAGCCCGAGTTCTGGATGTATCCCGCCCCGTGGGTCCCATCCTGCACCATCTGCAGTCCGCGGGTGCAGGCCGAGCCGGCCGGCCAGCCGGAACCGAGAGCGACGATGGAATCCGAGGTCTGGCTGCCGCCCCGCACCCACCGGTTGGCGCAGCCGGCGGTTCCGTCCGGACAGGCGATGGAGCCGTTGTAGTCGCCGCCGTCACCCCAGGTCTCGGTGAAAGTCGTCCCGCTGCTGCCGCAATTCGGGCCGTTCACCACGTTCAGCTGCAACATCTGGCCGTGGAGAGCGGCGGCCACACACACGAATGCAACAAGCGAGATGATTGCTCGCGTCATGACTTGATTCGCTGTCTCTTAGTTCGCTGTCCAGGTCCCGTTGTAGTTGGTGGTCAGGTAGTGGGTAGAGTCGCGCCCCAAGAGGCAGATCCGATCTCCAGCCGCGCCGCCGGAAACCAGCGTGCCGGTCCCCGGGGTGCCATAGCCGGTTCGGTCGGCCTTCTCGTACATGGCCGAGGAACCGAGCGCGGCCAGGGTGATGACCGTGCTCACGTTGTCGTCGTTCAGCACGCAGAACTCGTAGCCCGCGGCCGGGACCGGAGGCGTCACCGTGCAGGCGCCGGTGCAGACGTAATACTGGCGGGGAGCGGTGAGCGAGACGCTGGTGCCGGCGCCCAGAGGCGTGGCCCCGCCGCCGCCGCTGCCGCAATCCGCCGCCGCCACGGTCAGGTTCCCGTTGGCATCGGTGTGGACGCATCGCGCGGCGGTCATGGCGCCGCTGGATTGCGCCAGAGTGCCGGAATTGCCGCTCGCACCGGTGATGGCATTGCTGCCGCCCACGGTGATCTGCGCGAACGACCATGCGGTCCCGGCGGCGTCGCTGGCGATGGGGCCGAACGCCTTGTAGGTCCCCGGCGCCCCTGAGCTGGTGGCGATCCAGCCGGCGAACCCCCCGGCTGTCGCCTGGTTGTTGATGGCGATGGAGCCGACGGGCTGGGTGAACCAGTCAGGCAGGAAGGCGACGCTGCTGATCTCTCCGATGAACAACTTGGAGTGGTGCACGCCGCCGTTGCCCAGCCAGAACCCGTTGGGGAACCCGGCTTTGGGGTTGGCGCCGCCGGAGTCCGTGGTCGCGCCGTATTCCATGTAGAAAGGCCAGTTGGTGAGGTTGGCCAGATCGCTGGTGCCGCAGCAGCGGAAGCCCCACACCCCGGCCCCGTTGGTCGCGCTGCTGAGACGGAAGTAGAGCGCCGCCCTGCTGCCCACCGGGGCAGCGAAGGCGTTGTAGTTCTCCAGTTCGAAGATAGTGTTGTCGGCGGCGCTGACATCGCTCGACGGGCGCCCCCCGAGGAACACTCCCGCGTCTTGCAGGTTGCCGCCGGGGTCACGCCCCCGGAACCACATGGGCGTGGAACCCATGCCCGAGGTCGTGGTGGTGATCCAGTTGGGCGGGTTGGCCGCCCAATCGAAGCCGTTGCCCACATCGCCGCCGATGATGATGTTGGTCGCGGGATTGATGCGGTTGGCCCCGTTGTTATCGGACTCGCAATAAGGGCCGATGAACACGCTGGTCACCGCGCCGCCGGTCGAGCGGAAGCAGCCGCCGATGGCGTCGTTGCCGGCCAGGGCCCAGGTCTGGCTGAGGGTGGCACTGGTGACGGTGCCGCCGCTGGAGGATGCGTTGCCCGCGCTCTGCGCCCAGGTGACCGTATTCCCGTTGACCGAGGCCACGAAGAAGGTGCCGTTGAAGCCGGAATCGGCGACGCCGGCCACCACCACCGCGTTGCCCTTGGCGAAGTTCGGTGTCGTTGCCAGGACCGCCGTCACCACGTTGGCCGCGCGCGCGATGCTGGAGATGTTGAAGGCGGACGTGGCCCCTGCCCCGTCCACGTGCTGCGAGTGGGCCGTGCCCCCGATGAAGGTCGAACCCAGGAAGCTGTAGTTCTCGATGCACCAGAGCTGGTTGCCGGTGCACTGGACCCCGCTGATCACGCTGGCGTTGGAGTCGGAGCCGCGATTGAAGAGGCCGGAGCCGCGATTGTGGTTGAGCACCACCCGGGTGACGTGGGAGGAGTCGGCGAAGGAGCCGCCGCCGCTGTTGCCGTCCAGGTAGATGCCGTGGCGCCCGAAGCGCTGCACTCCGACGTCCTCCACCGTGCAGTAGGTGCCCGCGCAGCGCACGCCGTCGGCCTGCGATGTCCCGGTGGACGCGCCGTAGCTCACCGACGTGTTGCCGGCGCCGGGCAGGATGCCGGTGAGCGGGTCCGAGGCGGTGAAGGGCTCGGAGCCGCGCAGCATCAGGTTCTCGATCGAACATCCCTGGCAGCCCACGTTGCCCGCGGGCACGCCGGCGATGGCGTTCGAGTTGGGCACCATGATTCCGGTCAGGCCGGCGGCAAAGCAGACGGTCACCCCGTTGCCCACGGCGCCGATGCCCTGCCCGTGGGTGTCGCCGATGAGGCGCTGGCCGTGGCCGTTCATGATCAGGCCGAACTTGTCGTTGCCGCTGGAGCCGGCGGCGGTGGTGACGTTGAAGCTGCAACTGCCCGGCGGGCGGGTCTGGGGGAACTGGATGGTCCTGCCTTTATGGGCGTCGATGCAGGCCTGGATGGCGGGGCCGTCGTTGCTGACGCCGTCGCCTGCCGCGCCGCAATCGCGCACCACGTCCACCACGGCGTGACTCTGCGGGATGTACTTGGTTCCGTCGAAGGTGATGGACTGGCCGCGCGCGGGCGCCAGCGGGTCCACGTCCATGCCCTGGATCTTGACCGCGTTGCCGGAGCCGCCACCGCCGCCCTCGGCCAGCATGCTGTCCACGTACTGCCGGGTGGCGTACTGCACCGCCACGTTGGCCGGCACCAGCTTGGAGCGGATGGCGGCGATGGTGGCGGTGGGCGCGGCGGGTACGCTCCAGAACTCTTCGCTGGTGGTGCCGTCGTCGAGCTTATAGACGACGGTGTAGTAGCTGCCCTCGGGGCTGGCGCCGAAGTTCGGGGCCAGGGGGACCGAGACGGCGCCCACGGCTCCGATCTTCACCGTCATGCGGCCGGCAGGAACGGCTTTCCCGTCGCTGGTGGTGAAAGCATTCCACGAGATCACCAGCGTGCCTGCGGCCGTCGCGCCGTCGGCCCGATAGACGGTATCCGACACCAGGGTCGTGGCCGGCCCGGCAGCGCCGGCCGGGAGCAAAGGCAGCAGCGCGAAGATCAGGCAACAAAAAAGCCGCGCATGGCGGCGTGCATCCAGAAGCTTTGTCATAGTCGCTAGTCCCCAGCTCGGATTATGCGAAGGTCACTTACAGAATCCGATAAACGGACCGGGTAGTGCAATCGATTTGCGAGATCCTTCGCGGTTGAAGCCGCTCAGGATGACAGATCCGAAGCTGAGTGCTGAGTACCGGGCACTGAGCACTAGCTCCGCAGTGGCTTGCTCGGGACCTTGTAGTTGCGGATGAAGTTCTCGACGCTCTTGACGTACACGTCGGCGAAATCGGCGACCGGGCGGCGCTCCTCGATGAGCATGCGGGCGTCGTCGAGCGACCAGCCGAGGACGCGCAGCAGCGCCAGGGCCATCATGGGGGCGCGGTGGACGCCGGCGGCGCAGTGGACAAGCACCTTGTTCTCTTCCTGGTGGTCGAGAGCGGCGAGGGCGAACTCCACCGCGGCCTCGAACATCTTGGGCGGCTTGGGCTGGAAGTCGTCGTCGGCCGGGTTCCACAGCACCTGGAGGCCGTAGGGCTCGGCCAGCGGGGTGTCGTCGAACTCGATCTGCATGTCGATGATGTGGGTGACACCGGCGCGGACCACGGCCAGCATGTTGGCATCGTTCCAGATGCCGCCACCGACTGCGATCCGGGGTGTGATCCAGGTGAGGTCCAAGCGAGGCTGCGCGAAAAATTCATTGTACCGTACCCGGCGGTTCGTCTCCGGCCCCGCGGTCCTTGAGCTCGCGCAGCAGCAGCGCGGCCAGACACTCGTCGGCGGCCGGGTCGGGCGCCGAGGCCGAGACCAGCCCGGCGAAATCGAAGAGGAACTTGGCGGGCGTGCAGTTGCCGGCCTTGGCCTGCTCGATGAGGGCGTTGACGATGTCGGGGGCGGCGCCGCGGATGGTCTCGCCCAGCTTGGTCCCCAGGTCGCGCGCCGTCTCGGGCGCTGCCGTGGCCTGCGCCGCCGCGCGCGGACGCTTCGCTTTGGAGTCTTTCTTGGCCATAAATGAAAAGCCGGCGCGCTCGGCGCCGGCGTTTTTTCTTACTCTCTACTTTTAGAATAGCAGGTTGGCGGAGGTTGTTTGCCCCTTTTCCACAGAATTATTTCTCCCTTGTTTGCAAGTACTTGAACCATTTTGGCCGAAGTCGAGGGCTTGACAGGATTTCTCTGCGGACTTCAATCGCCCGCCAAGAAGGCGGGCTGGGGACAGGTCACGCTGCGGCCCACCGCTTCGCGGTGGGCTATTCTCAATCGCCCGCTGAGCCGGGCTTTCGTCGCAAAGGACTGCTACTACGGGCAAGTGGCCGGGAAAAGGGGCCAGGATGCCACGCTGCAGGAAAGTACGGGATAGCTGGTCCATGGCCTTCCGCAAGGAGCGCCTTGCGGTCCGATGGGTACAGTGGAGGATCCGCGCGGCCTCAGCCGGAGTGTAGCCCTGAAAGACGACGTGAGTCACCGCCTGCCGTTGAACGTCAGGAAGTTCCATCAGACATCGCTCGACATCGTGAGCGAAAATGACGAGATCCTCGAACGTGTGCAGGCGATAGGAGGTCACACGGGCGCGGAATACTTCGCCGCCCAACAATGACGGCAAGCGGCCGATCTCGTGCGAAATGCGGAAATAACGCCGTAGGATCGCCTGTGCATGGCCCCGATAAAGGAAAATGTCCGAGTCTGGAGGCAAGGTGACAGGGCAGGACCTCATGGCTGCCTCCCTGGCGATTCCGGGTGCTGGTCGGAGCGCAGGCGTATGGGGGCAAGTGCCGCAATCTGGGGGCTGCAACGGGAACAATAGACTGGGGAGGAGCCGGCGATGCGCAGCCACAGGCCGCCGCACAGCTCGCAGTATTTCGGCTCCAGGGTGATGAAGACGGGTTCGCGGTCCATGATTCTCCTCGACTTCGCTGGGCGGGGACGCCCGGCCTACGTGAGAAAGCAAAAAGCCCTGCCCCCGGGCACTGGCAGCCCGGAAGCAGGGCTCGTTTCTGTTACGACGACCTGCGGTGCTATTTAGTTGGGGTAGAGACGCCCGTCAGGGCGTCTCTACCGGAAATACTTTCAAGGGCCCAATGGATCGGGGCGATGGCAGAAGTAGCCTTCTTCGTAGCCCGACTTCAGCACCTTTCCGTTTTGTACCACGACGCTCAGGCGGCCGGTGAAGCGCAGGGCATCCAGCAAGCGCTCCATGGACGCCGATAAAATCTCGGCTTCGCGAACCTTGCGGCGGAACTCGAGGAAGGACGATTCGGCTGGCTGGGCGGACATATTGAAAACCTCAACAGCTAGGATGCGATTACAATACTCTCCCACGGTAGAGCCGGGGCGGCCGCCGGGTCAAGGACTCTATCTCCTTGCCGTTATGCAACTTGCGGACAGTATTTCTGAATGATATAGTTTAACGACCTGTAGACGAACAAGGGAGCGCACTCATGAGATTCAAAGCGTTGCAGGACAACCTGCGCAAGGCGATGTGGAAGCGGATCGGCGAGCGCCAGCTGACCGGGCTGAAGCTGGCCAAACAGACCGGGTTCAAGCAGGCGCATATCTCCAACTTCCTCAACCGCAAGCGGTCCCTCAGCCTGGAGGGCATGGACAAGGTGCTGCACGTGCAGAAGCTGTCGGTGCTCGACCTGCTGGACCCCGACGAGGTGAACGAGCGGGCCACGGTCATCGCCCCGGCGGAGGGCAGCTTCGAGAACGTGCCCCTGGTGGAGAGCGAGGTGGCGGCCGGCGACGTCCTGATCACCGCGAAGAAGATCAAGGACATCCTGCAATTCAAGAAAGGGTTCCTGAAACGGCTGCGGCCGGACGCGGTGCCGGCGGCGCGGGAAAAATGGCGGCGCTTCGTGCTCATCAAGGTGGACGGGCGCGACGGCATGAGCATGTATCCGCGCCTGCTGCCCGGGGCCACCGTGCTCATCGACCGCCACTACAACAGCCTGAAGCCCTACCGCAAGCACGAGCAGAACATGTACGCGGTGAGGCGCGAGGGCGTCTGCACCATCAAGTACGTGGAGCGGGCGGGCAAGAACCTGGTGCTGCGGCCGCACAACCAGAACTATCCAGTGGACGTGATCACCGTGGCCGAGGGCAAGAACTACACCGACTACATCGTGGGCCGGGTGTGCCACGTGGCCATCGAGACGTAGCGGATTTGCGATTGGTAGTTTGCGATTTGTGATTTGCGATTTGTGATTTGCGGGGATCGCTAAGCGTCCGGCATATCGCGCCGCCCCGCGGTATACTCGCGGATTCTCAGTTCATGTTCGGAGGGCTCGGATGGACGAGGTACCCGCCATGACGTTCGGCTCGCGGCGCAACGAAGACATCGCGCTCGACATGATGAAGTTCATCGCCATGACCACCGGCTATGGCCGCGCCGGCACCTCCGCCACCGGCTTCCAGAGCGGGCAGATGAACAAGGCCGAGGACTACGCGGGACACCTGCTGGAGCTGTATGGAAGGTGCCTGAAGGCGGTGCAGGGGAAGTAGTCGCCGGTCGCCAGTCGCCATTAGTCAGTCAAGAAGAGGCGCTATGAATGAATGCCCGGTATGCGGCGAGGAGTACGATTCGGGCGAGAGCCTGCAGGAACACCTGCGCGACCAGCATCCCGGGCACGATCATCCTGACGATCTTTCGCCGGAGGAAGTGATCATCGCGGGGATCATCGGGGGCGACCTGGACCTGTGAGTTTTTCAATCGCCCGCTGACGCGGGCTTCTTCCCTCTTACTTCCTCTGCCCACCGCTTTGCGGTGGGCTATTCTCATTCGCCCGCAGGGCGGGCTTCGCGGCCGGGGGCGGCCGCGCTACGCAGGCACGGACGATTCAGAACGTGTAGCCGAAGGCGTCTTCGCCGGCGGAGAAGCGGGCGGCGCGCAACAGGTTCTCGTTGAGGGCGGCGACGGTGACCGGGCCGATGCCCCGGGGCACCGGGGTGATGAACGACGCCACCTGGCGCGCGCTCTCGAAGTCCACGTCCCCATTCAGCTTTCCCTGCTCGTCCACCCGGGTGGCGATGTCGAACACCACCGCGCGGGGCTGCAGCATGTCGCCGGTGATGACGAACTGGGTGGAGCCGACGGAGGTGACCACGATGTCGGCGCTGCGGATGAGCAGGGCCTGCTCGGCGGGCGAGACGTAGCGGTGGATCCAGAGGGCGGCGGCGTTGCACATGCGCCCGCCCAGCATCAGCACCACCGGCTTGGCGGTGATGTCGTTGCGGCCGATGACCACGGCCAGCTTGCCTTCGGTCTCCACCTTGTAATAGGCCATCATGCGGCGGACGGCCAGGGCGGTGGCGGGGAGGAAGCGCATGCGCGATTGCTGTGCGCGATAAAGGTCGGTGGCCGCCTCGCGCCCGATGCCGTCTACGTCCTTGGCCGGCGAGATGGCGTCGAAGACGTCGAACTTGTTGGCGCCGCTGGTCGCCTCCTCGATGTGGCGCGGCAGCGGAAGCTGTACCAGGATGCCGTGGAACCGGGGAGAGCGGTCGAGGCGCGCGACCTCCTTGCGCAACGCGTCGCCGGAGATCTGCTCGTCGAAGAGGTGAAGCTCCGCCTTCATCTCCAGCCGGGCGCAGGATTCGATCTTCTTCCGGATGTAACGCTCTGAGGCGGCGTTCATGCCCACCTGCACGATGGCCAGCGAAGGCGCGGCCTGGTGGCGGGCCTTGAACTCCGCGACCCCGGCGCGGACGCGAGCGTCGATCTCCTCGGCGACCGGCTTGCCGTACATCACGACCGCTGATTGGGTGGGAGTGGACAAGGAGTTGAGTTTACAACAGCGGAATTTGCGATGTGTGATTTGCGATTTGTGATTTTCAGATCGCAGATCTCAGATTTGAGATTTTCTTCAGGAGGTAGGGGTCCTTCGACTGGGCTCGGCTGCCGCCTCGCTTCGCTCAGGATGACATTCCTGGAGATTCTCTCTGTGCGCTCGGTGTCTCTGTGGTGAAGAGACAGAAAGGCCGCGGTGTGGGACCGCGGCCTGGGTTGGAAACAGAAGCTGTCAGCGGCGACGGCGCGCTTTCCTGCCGCCGCGTTTCTTGCCGCCTCTCTTCTTCGCGGCCTTGCGCTTGGGGGCTTTGCGGCCCTTGCGCGCCGCTTTCTTCTTACGGGCCTTCTTCTTGGGCTTGGCTTTCTTCTTGGCCGCTTTCTTCTTGGCTTTGCGCGCCGGTTTCTTGCGCGCGCCGCCTCCGGCGGGACGGGCGGGAGCAGGAGCCGGTTCGGCCACGGGCATGACACCGCCGCCCAGGCCGCCGGGCTCGCCGGCGCTCATGGGCTCTTCGGCTTCCTCTTCTTCCTCCTCCTCGTAGTCCTCTTCCAGGTCCCCGTAGGCGCTGGCGTCGCCAAACTCGTCGGCATCATCGTTGTCACGACCATAGAGGGTGATGTCGTCGAAGGTCATGTCTCCTCCTGTCTTGGGCCGAACTCCGCATCCATGATGACTGAGTTAAGACCGGCGCGGATTATAGCAGTGAGTCGGGGGCTGTCAACAGTGCGCGGGAGCGGGGTCAGCGGACCTGGGCGATGATGACGGTGTCGCCGGGATGCAGCGTGGCGGAGAGCCGGGGGTTGTGGCGCTTGAGCGCCGCCACCGTCGTTTTGTAGAGGTTGGCGATGCTATAGAGGGTTTCGCCGGGCTTGACGGTGTGCACCACACGGCCCTTGGAGGAGGCCGTTAACTGCTTTGGATTTGCGGACTTGGAAGCTGTCCGGCGGCTCCGGGACGGGGCCGTGGTGAGCGCGGCTTGCTCGGCGATCGGTTTGTAGATGAGCAGCGTCCGCCCGGCACGCAGCGAGTTGCCCTTCAGGTGGTTCCATTTCCGGATCTTCTCCGGCGACACGCCGAAATCGTCGGCGACCGAGAGCACGGTGTCGCCCTTGCGCACGCGATAACGTGTGGCGCGGCGGGAGTAGCTGACAGCGGCGGGATCGAGCCGGCGCCCGGTGACCGGGATGATGAGCTTGGTGTCGGCCGCCAGCTCGCCCTCGTCGAGGTTATTGACCTGGGCGATGGCGTTGGGCGTGGTGCGGTACTTCTTGGCGACCGAGGCAAGGGTATCGCCGGCGGCCACCTTGTGATAGCGCCACCACACCCGCTTGTCGGCGGGAATGGCGGCGATGGCCTGCTGGAACTTCTCCTTGGTGCCGGCTGGGAGGCGCAGTTCGAAGCTGCCGTCCTTGGGCGTGGTCATGCGCAGCAGGCTGGGGTTGAGATCCCGAATGGTGTCCAGGCTGGTGTCCACGCATTCCGCCACCAGCCGCAGGTCCACCGGGTAGTCCACCGTCGCCACGTCGGGCTCCAGCGGAGCGTCCAGCACGAGCGACTCCAGGCCGTATTGCGCCGGGTTCTTGGCCATGATGGTGACGGCCACGATGATGGGGACGTAGTTCTTGGTCTCGCGGGGCAGGACGTTGCGGCGATAGAGCTCCCAAAAATCAGCGTAGCCGGTGCGCTGCACTGCGGCCTGCACCGTGCCGGGGCCGGAGTTGTAGGCGGCCATCGCCAGGTACCAGTCGCCGAACTGGTTGTAGAGGTCCCTAAGATGGCGGGCGGCGGCGCGGGTGGCTTTCTCCGGGTCCTGGCGGTCGTCCACCCACCAGTTGCGCATGAGGCCGTATCCGGTGGCGCGGCTGGCCATGAACTGCCACATGCCGCGGGCGCCGGCGCGCGACAGCGCCAGCGGATGGAAGCCCGACTCGGCCTGCGCCAGGTAGATCAGGTCCTGAGGCACCCCTTCTTC
This portion of the Terriglobales bacterium genome encodes:
- a CDS encoding dual specificity protein phosphatase; the encoded protein is MDLTWITPRIAVGGGIWNDANMLAVVRAGVTHIIDMQIEFDDTPLAEPYGLQVLWNPADDDFQPKPPKMFEAAVEFALAALDHQEENKVLVHCAAGVHRAPMMALALLRVLGWSLDDARMLIEERRPVADFADVYVKSVENFIRNYKVPSKPLRS
- a CDS encoding S24 family peptidase, which gives rise to MRFKALQDNLRKAMWKRIGERQLTGLKLAKQTGFKQAHISNFLNRKRSLSLEGMDKVLHVQKLSVLDLLDPDEVNERATVIAPAEGSFENVPLVESEVAAGDVLITAKKIKDILQFKKGFLKRLRPDAVPAAREKWRRFVLIKVDGRDGMSMYPRLLPGATVLIDRHYNSLKPYRKHEQNMYAVRREGVCTIKYVERAGKNLVLRPHNQNYPVDVITVAEGKNYTDYIVGRVCHVAIET
- a CDS encoding bifunctional 5,10-methylenetetrahydrofolate dehydrogenase/5,10-methenyltetrahydrofolate cyclohydrolase — its product is MSTPTQSAVVMYGKPVAEEIDARVRAGVAEFKARHQAAPSLAIVQVGMNAASERYIRKKIESCARLEMKAELHLFDEQISGDALRKEVARLDRSPRFHGILVQLPLPRHIEEATSGANKFDVFDAISPAKDVDGIGREAATDLYRAQQSRMRFLPATALAVRRMMAYYKVETEGKLAVVIGRNDITAKPVVLMLGGRMCNAAALWIHRYVSPAEQALLIRSADIVVTSVGSTQFVITGDMLQPRAVVFDIATRVDEQGKLNGDVDFESARQVASFITPVPRGIGPVTVAALNENLLRAARFSAGEDAFGYTF
- a CDS encoding LysM peptidoglycan-binding domain-containing protein, translating into MRFRTTYLWLPVLLALSLSTISCDEAGKKKVAVTPPPAAMAPAVAPDPPPAPPQVQQPAAPKGDPVQETLDRAEREYQTGQANYAAGHLEAAKENFDRAVTVLLQGPVDVKSDERLQREFDKIIEGVNTLEMQALKEGDGFTEQKSEPAPIDEANEVTFPVDPNVRARAEEELKQTRSDLPLVLNDSVASYINFYSSRGRGTLERALVRSGRYRDMIARILKEEGVPQDLIYLAQAESGFHPLALSRAGARGMWQFMASRATGYGLMRNWWVDDRQDPEKATRAAARHLRDLYNQFGDWYLAMAAYNSGPGTVQAAVQRTGYADFWELYRRNVLPRETKNYVPIIVAVTIMAKNPAQYGLESLVLDAPLEPDVATVDYPVDLRLVAECVDTSLDTIRDLNPSLLRMTTPKDGSFELRLPAGTKEKFQQAIAAIPADKRVWWRYHKVAAGDTLASVAKKYRTTPNAIAQVNNLDEGELAADTKLIIPVTGRRLDPAAVSYSRRATRYRVRKGDTVLSVADDFGVSPEKIRKWNHLKGNSLRAGRTLLIYKPIAEQAALTTAPSRSRRTASKSANPKQLTASSKGRVVHTVKPGETLYSIANLYKTTVAALKRHNPRLSATLHPGDTVIIAQVR